In one Pseudomonadota bacterium genomic region, the following are encoded:
- a CDS encoding hydroxyacid dehydrogenase, which produces MKDTKHSSSAGAKYEIMHFEALGPEAVYLEEETLKAKELGEIPVDHTFFITPDNLQDFLKENPGTVLPDIITTKTHSVLPKSYLEERKKNIITRSAGYDHFEHLAEKANIASLREYCVNAVAQTAMKFLYAAAGEMNHYEKNIETFERKNSNAFMELDIERLLTVFGVGKIGRRTYELAEANGLTVQGVDIRQEELRGIYGKTVKFVSKEEAIESSDIIVNAMNLTKNKESRFYNVGYFSGVYLSRAKNKLIFINVTRGEIAPEAVLLKLYKSGKITGLGLDVFTNESEFARLLTGEAVTGTDLMAAKTLVSMSLERKANIYVQPHQGFNSDIAAKTKAVEAIKHVISWYKNKGNGFDDQLPYY; this is translated from the coding sequence ATGAAAGACACAAAGCATTCATCATCGGCAGGGGCTAAATATGAAATTATGCATTTTGAGGCATTAGGCCCGGAAGCGGTATATCTCGAGGAGGAAACGTTAAAGGCAAAAGAGCTGGGTGAAATTCCGGTAGATCACACCTTTTTTATTACTCCAGACAACCTTCAAGATTTTCTCAAGGAAAACCCCGGAACTGTTCTGCCTGATATAATAACGACAAAAACGCACTCGGTTCTTCCGAAAAGCTATCTGGAGGAGCGTAAAAAAAACATTATAACGAGAAGTGCAGGGTACGACCACTTTGAACATCTGGCAGAAAAAGCAAATATAGCCTCTCTTCGCGAATATTGCGTGAATGCCGTGGCGCAGACAGCAATGAAATTCCTCTACGCGGCGGCAGGTGAAATGAACCATTATGAAAAAAACATTGAGACCTTTGAAAGGAAGAATTCAAATGCCTTCATGGAACTTGACATAGAGCGGCTTCTCACTGTTTTTGGCGTCGGTAAGATAGGGAGAAGGACTTATGAGCTTGCTGAAGCAAACGGGCTGACCGTGCAAGGGGTGGATATAAGGCAGGAGGAATTACGTGGTATTTACGGCAAGACAGTAAAATTTGTCTCAAAGGAAGAAGCAATCGAATCAAGCGATATAATCGTCAATGCCATGAATCTTACAAAAAATAAAGAAAGCCGGTTTTATAATGTCGGATATTTTTCCGGGGTATATCTTTCAAGAGCAAAAAACAAGTTGATATTTATCAATGTAACACGGGGAGAGATAGCCCCGGAAGCAGTTTTGCTGAAATTGTACAAGTCCGGGAAAATTACAGGTCTGGGACTGGATGTATTCACAAACGAATCTGAGTTTGCAAGATTGCTTACTGGTGAAGCTGTAACCGGTACAGACCTTATGGCGGCTAAAACCCTTGTTAGTATGTCTTTAGAGCGAAAGGCAAACATATATGTTCAACCCCACCAGGGTTTCAATTCCGACATTGCGGCAAAAACCAAGGCAGTTGAAGCGATAAAACATGTCATATCATGGTATAAAAATAAGGGGAACGGCTTCGACGACCAATTACCGTATTATTGA
- a CDS encoding WYL domain-containing protein, protein MSEKIIRLLEIYTIIARKEYPSVKSLRGRFHVSERTLYRYLELINIVDAIEYDHEKEGYKFTHGDRIKKLVLSQGELITLFSAGQAVSALGASFKENFQTLINRMLLVSGKALPEETGIIIKTPAPVFTDKMDTILKTISLSINEKRSVEITYKSKQSKTTGARIVDPYGLVYYEGIWIMIGFCHKRKDIRSFAVDRVLDIKERYLYFEPRKDFDLNTYLSHTWGIIDGKEVKIKVKFNTNVADYILRKEKWHSSEKRNILPNGDVELSFIVAGTDEIKRWIYSWLPNVEVVKPEWFRKQIQKELSESARNHS, encoded by the coding sequence ATGTCTGAAAAGATTATCAGACTCCTTGAGATTTATACCATTATTGCCCGGAAAGAATATCCTTCTGTGAAATCGTTGAGAGGACGTTTTCATGTTTCAGAAAGAACCCTTTACAGGTACCTTGAATTGATAAACATCGTCGATGCCATTGAGTACGACCATGAGAAAGAGGGGTATAAATTTACACATGGAGACAGAATAAAAAAGCTTGTCCTCTCACAGGGCGAACTTATTACCCTTTTTTCTGCCGGGCAGGCTGTTTCTGCACTGGGGGCATCTTTCAAGGAAAACTTTCAGACCCTTATCAATCGGATGCTTCTTGTTTCCGGAAAGGCGTTGCCGGAAGAGACAGGGATCATTATAAAAACACCTGCTCCGGTATTTACAGATAAGATGGATACAATACTGAAAACCATCTCCTTGTCTATAAACGAAAAGAGATCAGTAGAGATAACTTACAAATCTAAACAATCAAAAACAACCGGCGCGAGGATTGTCGATCCCTATGGACTCGTCTATTATGAAGGCATCTGGATTATGATCGGCTTCTGTCACAAAAGGAAAGATATCCGAAGCTTTGCCGTTGACCGGGTTCTTGACATTAAGGAGCGCTATCTTTATTTTGAACCCCGGAAGGATTTTGATCTCAATACCTATCTATCCCATACATGGGGGATCATTGACGGTAAGGAAGTAAAAATAAAGGTAAAGTTTAACACCAATGTTGCCGACTATATTCTCAGGAAAGAGAAGTGGCACTCATCGGAAAAGAGGAATATCCTTCCCAACGGTGACGTTGAACTCTCATTCATTGTTGCCGGCACCGATGAAATAAAGCGGTGGATATACTCCTGGCTTCCGAATGTGGAGGTTGTCAAGCCGGAATGGTTCAGAAAACAGATTCAAAAAGAACTCTCCGAATCAGCCCGAAACCATTCTTAA
- a CDS encoding isoprenylcysteine carboxylmethyltransferase family protein: MERKRAGMKNNSKDRAAVNIPPPLIFFACLGVGVFLEYLFPFRLISGAWTIRMTIGCILIFASGLISLSAFKALTDNKTPFDPTKSTVKIVREGSFRFSRNPLYLALLLLLSGIAVLICSVWLVLAIPILFILFEYLAVRPEEKYLEDKFGKEYLDYKASVRRWI; the protein is encoded by the coding sequence ATGGAGAGAAAAAGGGCGGGTATGAAAAACAATTCAAAGGATAGGGCAGCGGTCAACATACCTCCACCACTTATATTTTTCGCATGTTTAGGCGTCGGCGTCTTCCTGGAGTATTTATTTCCATTTCGTCTTATCAGCGGCGCATGGACAATTAGAATGACTATCGGTTGCATTCTAATTTTTGCTTCAGGTTTAATATCCTTGAGCGCCTTTAAAGCCCTTACAGACAATAAAACCCCATTTGACCCTACAAAATCTACCGTGAAAATAGTTCGAGAAGGTTCCTTCAGATTTTCCCGTAATCCTTTGTACCTTGCCCTGCTGCTTTTACTAAGCGGAATTGCGGTTTTGATATGCTCCGTATGGCTTGTATTAGCCATACCAATTCTTTTTATCCTCTTTGAATATCTTGCAGTCAGACCTGAAGAAAAATACCTGGAAGATAAATTCGGCAAGGAGTATTTAGATTATAAGGCCTCAGTAAGGCGTTGGATTTAA
- a CDS encoding deoxyguanosinetriphosphate triphosphohydrolase has product MNIRNKLEQKEEIILSPFAQKSSKTKGRLKEEAECDIRPAFQHDRDRIIHSKSFRRLKHKTQVFLSPAGDHYRTRLTHTLEVSQIARTIAKALFLNEDLVEAIALGHDLGHTPFGHAGEAVLNEIHTGGFRHYEQSLRVVDLLEREGEGLNLTFEVRDGILKHSKGKGEIVSRGEADKPATREAEVVRASDIIAYINHDIDDAIRGNIITEEDLPGDSRKFLGNTTSDRIDSMVRGVINETLKYDDLNVSLGKELEHHMIKLRSFLYEMVYDNHIVHDDFIKCSRIIKELYFYFLGNPDALLAETNRDHYYDEPAVCVCDFVAGMSDRYAFNLFGRIFLPLPWNIPG; this is encoded by the coding sequence ATGAACATCAGAAATAAATTAGAGCAAAAAGAAGAGATAATCCTGTCGCCCTTTGCCCAGAAAAGCAGCAAAACAAAGGGAAGACTGAAGGAAGAAGCTGAATGCGATATAAGACCGGCATTCCAGCACGACAGAGATCGAATTATACACAGTAAATCATTCAGGAGGCTCAAGCACAAGACGCAGGTTTTTCTGTCGCCTGCAGGAGACCATTACAGGACAAGGCTTACTCATACGCTTGAGGTCTCGCAGATTGCCAGAACAATTGCAAAAGCCCTTTTTCTCAATGAAGATCTGGTTGAAGCCATTGCCCTTGGTCATGATCTTGGGCATACGCCTTTCGGTCACGCAGGAGAAGCTGTTTTGAATGAGATACATACGGGCGGTTTCAGGCATTATGAGCAAAGTCTCAGGGTAGTTGATCTCCTTGAAAGGGAAGGCGAAGGACTGAATCTTACCTTTGAGGTAAGGGACGGCATACTGAAGCATTCAAAAGGCAAGGGAGAGATTGTCTCAAGGGGTGAAGCGGATAAACCTGCTACCAGAGAGGCCGAGGTTGTAAGGGCTTCAGATATAATCGCCTATATTAACCATGATATTGACGATGCCATAAGGGGTAACATCATTACAGAAGAAGATTTGCCCGGGGACAGCAGGAAATTTTTAGGCAATACAACCTCGGACAGAATTGACAGCATGGTTCGGGGGGTAATCAACGAAACACTAAAATATGATGATTTAAATGTAAGCCTCGGTAAAGAGCTTGAGCACCATATGATAAAGCTCAGGAGTTTTCTGTACGAAATGGTGTATGATAATCACATTGTACATGATGATTTTATAAAATGTTCAAGGATAATAAAGGAACTCTATTTTTATTTTTTGGGCAACCCCGATGCATTACTTGCAGAAACAAACAGAGATCATTATTACGATGAACCGGCTGTGTGTGTGTGCGACTTTGTCGCAGGCATGTCAGACAGGTATGCCTTTAATCTTTTTGGAAGGATTTTTCTTCCATTGCCCTGGAACATACCGGGATGA
- a CDS encoding valine--tRNA ligase encodes MMDKVYDPHRIEETWYAFWVKEGFFTADSHDFRPPFSIVIPPPNVTGSLHMGHALNNTLQDIIVRFKRMAGFNTLWLPGTDHAGIATQNVVERELVKEGLNREVLGREKFVERVWDWKEHSGGVIIGQLKRLGSSCDWSRERFTMDERLSRAVREVFVRLFNEGLIYQGDYIINWCPRCKTALSDLEAEHEETKGYLYHIKYPLAEGKGYLTVATTRPETMFGDTAVAVNPEDERYRQYIGKFVVLPIANKKIPVIGDSYVDASFGTGVLKVTPAHDINDFEIGKRHNLALVKVMDDDGRMNENAVHYTGMDRFECREKVVEELENKGLFERIEPYALGVGKCYRCKTVVEPTLSRQWFLKMKPLAEPAIEAVRAHNVRIVPEMWEKVYFEWMENIRDWCISRQIWWGHRIPVWYCDNCGKMYVTVDDPHICSECKSELRQESDVLDTWFSSGLWPFTTLGWPEKTDDLKTFYPTSLLITGFDILFFWVARMIMMGIKFMGDVPFREVYIHALVRDAEGKKMSKSKGNVIDPLIIIDQYGTDAFRFSLTMLAAQGRDILLSEERIEGVRNFANKVWNASRLALTFLEDMPAASEKPASSPSFMPDKWIRSRTQKVIREVTENLDTYKFNEIANTLYNFVWHEFCDWYLELIKPNLYGKVTRYDNDATKNALNNTLTDILKLLHPIMPFITEEIYQKLPHSPPADSHSKTDKEGLHESIMVSPFPIYNEAQVNEESESGMDIIMGVIDVIRNIRGETGIAPNVKVEAMIRANGNRNLLEEYGYYIKELAKVGELVFITGEAPEKSAVGIYKGVEIFVPIKDLIDAPREIARIEKELVKIEEEMGRVFNKINNASFREKAPPDVIRKNEMNYNMLMEKKEKLTGSRKVLKGLTEK; translated from the coding sequence ATGATGGATAAGGTCTATGACCCGCACAGGATAGAAGAGACGTGGTATGCATTCTGGGTTAAAGAAGGTTTTTTCACAGCAGACAGCCATGATTTCAGGCCGCCATTTTCAATAGTGATACCGCCGCCGAACGTGACCGGCTCATTGCATATGGGTCATGCATTGAACAATACCTTGCAGGATATTATCGTGAGGTTTAAAAGGATGGCAGGTTTTAACACACTCTGGTTACCGGGTACGGACCATGCAGGTATTGCAACCCAGAACGTTGTGGAGAGAGAACTTGTAAAAGAAGGGCTGAACCGTGAGGTGCTCGGCAGGGAAAAATTTGTTGAAAGGGTCTGGGATTGGAAGGAACATTCCGGAGGGGTGATTATCGGTCAATTAAAGAGGCTCGGCTCATCATGTGACTGGTCCAGAGAACGCTTTACCATGGACGAAAGGCTGTCCAGGGCAGTGCGTGAGGTCTTTGTAAGGCTTTTTAACGAAGGACTCATCTATCAGGGCGATTACATTATAAACTGGTGTCCGAGATGTAAAACCGCACTTTCCGACCTTGAAGCAGAGCATGAGGAGACAAAAGGTTACCTGTACCACATCAAGTATCCGCTGGCGGAAGGAAAAGGTTATTTAACCGTTGCTACTACCAGACCGGAAACAATGTTCGGAGATACTGCCGTTGCCGTAAACCCAGAAGATGAAAGGTACAGGCAGTATATCGGAAAGTTTGTAGTGCTCCCCATAGCAAACAAAAAGATTCCCGTTATCGGCGATAGCTATGTTGATGCTTCATTCGGTACAGGCGTTTTGAAAGTTACCCCTGCCCACGACATAAACGACTTTGAGATAGGGAAGAGACATAATCTTGCATTGGTGAAGGTGATGGACGATGACGGAAGGATGAATGAGAACGCCGTCCATTACACCGGCATGGACAGGTTTGAGTGCCGGGAAAAGGTTGTTGAAGAACTGGAGAACAAAGGTCTCTTTGAAAGAATTGAGCCTTATGCGCTGGGCGTTGGAAAGTGCTACCGGTGTAAAACGGTTGTTGAGCCTACATTGTCGAGACAGTGGTTCCTGAAAATGAAGCCCCTTGCAGAACCGGCAATTGAGGCGGTAAGGGCGCACAATGTCAGGATTGTCCCTGAAATGTGGGAAAAGGTCTATTTTGAATGGATGGAAAACATACGCGACTGGTGCATATCCCGGCAGATATGGTGGGGACACAGGATACCCGTCTGGTACTGTGACAACTGCGGTAAAATGTATGTTACTGTGGATGACCCGCATATATGCAGCGAGTGTAAAAGCGAACTGAGACAGGAATCCGATGTGCTCGATACATGGTTTTCTTCAGGGTTATGGCCCTTTACCACGCTTGGCTGGCCTGAAAAAACAGACGATCTCAAGACATTTTACCCGACATCACTCCTTATAACAGGGTTTGATATCCTCTTCTTCTGGGTAGCGCGCATGATTATGATGGGAATCAAATTTATGGGGGATGTACCTTTCAGGGAGGTATATATCCATGCCCTTGTGAGGGATGCCGAAGGCAAAAAGATGAGCAAATCAAAGGGCAATGTCATTGACCCTCTGATTATAATTGATCAATACGGGACAGATGCATTCAGGTTTTCACTTACCATGCTCGCTGCCCAGGGCAGGGATATACTCCTTTCCGAGGAGCGGATTGAAGGGGTGAGAAACTTTGCAAATAAGGTATGGAATGCCTCCAGACTTGCCCTGACGTTTCTTGAAGATATGCCCGCAGCATCTGAAAAGCCTGCCTCATCTCCGTCATTCATGCCCGATAAGTGGATACGTTCAAGGACACAGAAGGTTATACGTGAAGTGACGGAAAACCTCGATACCTATAAGTTTAATGAAATTGCAAACACTTTGTATAACTTTGTCTGGCATGAGTTCTGCGATTGGTATCTTGAGCTTATTAAGCCGAACCTTTATGGAAAGGTGACCCGGTACGACAATGATGCCACAAAGAATGCCCTCAATAATACACTGACGGATATATTGAAACTCCTGCACCCTATTATGCCCTTTATTACCGAGGAGATATATCAGAAACTGCCGCATAGTCCCCCTGCAGATTCCCATTCAAAAACGGACAAAGAAGGCTTACATGAGAGCATTATGGTCTCGCCATTCCCCATATACAATGAAGCGCAGGTGAATGAAGAAAGTGAATCCGGTATGGATATTATTATGGGGGTTATTGATGTAATCAGAAACATCAGGGGTGAAACAGGGATTGCGCCGAATGTAAAAGTTGAAGCCATGATCCGCGCAAACGGCAACCGCAACCTCCTTGAAGAATATGGATATTACATCAAGGAGTTGGCAAAGGTCGGGGAACTTGTTTTTATAACCGGTGAAGCGCCGGAAAAGTCTGCTGTCGGCATATATAAAGGAGTAGAGATATTTGTCCCAATAAAAGACCTCATAGATGCACCCAGGGAGATTGCAAGGATAGAGAAGGAACTGGTAAAGATAGAGGAAGAGATGGGAAGGGTTTTTAACAAGATAAACAATGCCTCTTTCAGGGAAAAGGCACCGCCCGATGTAATAAGAAAAAACGAGATGAATTATAATATGTTGATGGAAAAAAAAGAGAAACTGACAGGAAGCAGGAAGGTATTGAAAGGGCTTACGGAGAAGTAA
- a CDS encoding DUF294 nucleotidyltransferase-like domain-containing protein, whose translation MPLDFSVIEKFISDYQETLRDKLLLRHERYNILAVLRDKLQALLENYDTFEKNISSRLFNKIEKAETFEELKKYHIKAVDGIKEFFLDNQTVPDVHDLFRIIRDAITVKVLQLVEEEMKGDGFESPPTEYVWIGLGSEGRDEQTLLTDQDNMIVYDTDNGQYGSDIVEQYYEAFSKKAADRLSDVGFEKCKGGVMPSNEKWRGSIKTWKKRLEDRLIYENGAFEDLDIIILTDARPMKGNSKLLDEVMTFFFNSLSDNKRIMQDFIRSAVLMPTAITFFGNFKVEKSGEYKDSLNIKLLGWAPLILSVRMLALSNGIYETNTLKRIRLMKEKGVIKKEMEKNLTDAYLTFVNFRIMNQIDKSKDNNNNISDANHIKPDMLGQKAHEELRRSMKSVEALQKYIEEVLLFGQPI comes from the coding sequence ATGCCGCTTGATTTTTCAGTTATAGAAAAATTTATATCCGATTATCAGGAGACCTTGAGAGATAAGCTTTTACTCAGGCATGAGCGGTATAATATTCTTGCCGTGCTCAGGGATAAACTTCAGGCTCTATTGGAAAATTACGATACTTTTGAAAAAAATATTTCATCACGTCTGTTCAATAAAATTGAAAAGGCAGAAACTTTTGAAGAGCTTAAGAAATACCATATAAAGGCAGTAGATGGAATCAAAGAATTTTTTCTGGATAATCAAACCGTTCCTGATGTTCACGACCTCTTCCGCATAATCAGGGATGCAATAACGGTCAAGGTATTACAATTAGTGGAAGAAGAAATGAAAGGCGACGGATTTGAATCGCCCCCGACAGAATACGTCTGGATCGGACTCGGCAGCGAAGGCCGTGATGAGCAGACGCTGCTTACCGATCAGGACAATATGATTGTCTACGACACAGACAACGGCCAATACGGATCGGACATTGTGGAACAGTATTATGAAGCATTTTCAAAAAAGGCTGCGGACAGGCTTAGCGATGTAGGTTTTGAAAAATGCAAAGGCGGGGTTATGCCGTCCAATGAGAAATGGAGGGGGTCAATTAAGACTTGGAAGAAGCGGCTGGAAGACAGACTCATCTATGAAAACGGCGCCTTCGAAGATCTTGATATTATTATCCTCACAGATGCCCGTCCCATGAAGGGCAACAGTAAACTTCTTGACGAGGTTATGACATTCTTTTTTAACTCTCTCAGTGATAATAAGCGCATTATGCAGGATTTCATCCGGTCGGCAGTTCTCATGCCCACTGCAATTACCTTTTTCGGCAACTTCAAAGTTGAAAAAAGTGGTGAATATAAAGATTCTCTTAACATAAAACTTCTCGGTTGGGCGCCCCTGATATTATCCGTAAGGATGCTTGCCCTGTCAAACGGCATATACGAAACAAACACATTGAAAAGAATAAGGTTAATGAAAGAAAAGGGTGTGATAAAAAAGGAGATGGAAAAGAATTTGACGGATGCATACCTTACATTTGTGAACTTCAGAATCATGAATCAGATCGATAAAAGCAAGGATAACAACAATAATATTTCCGATGCGAATCATATAAAACCGGATATGCTTGGCCAGAAAGCGCATGAGGAGTTGCGCAGGTCCATGAAATCGGTAGAGGCTTTACAGAAATATATTGAAGAAGTTCTATTATTTGGGCAGCCAATATAA
- a CDS encoding CBS domain-containing protein has product MKVVELMNSNVVTCRPSESLTVIVNKFELFKIAGMPVVEKGKLAGMICQSDILKNLREEGVNLKDLTVKDVMVEEVVTVSPTESVVEVAKIMIEKQINRIPVVENSIVIGIVTRTDIVRAVAECG; this is encoded by the coding sequence ATGAAGGTTGTAGAACTTATGAACAGTAATGTGGTTACCTGCCGTCCTTCAGAATCGCTTACCGTTATTGTAAACAAATTTGAGCTTTTTAAAATTGCAGGCATGCCTGTTGTAGAAAAAGGGAAATTGGCCGGCATGATCTGCCAAAGCGATATTTTGAAGAACTTGAGAGAAGAAGGCGTAAATCTTAAAGATCTCACAGTTAAGGATGTCATGGTAGAAGAGGTTGTTACGGTTTCTCCAACCGAGTCGGTTGTGGAGGTTGCAAAAATAATGATCGAGAAACAAATAAACAGGATACCGGTTGTAGAGAATAGCATCGTTATCGGCATTGTAACGAGAACCGATATTGTACGTGCTGTAGCAGAGTGCGGATAA
- the gatC gene encoding Asp-tRNA(Asn)/Glu-tRNA(Gln) amidotransferase subunit GatC: protein MKITKEAVGHIAHLARLELDPEEIEAYTVQVDNILRYMDKLNVLDTEGIEPTSHAMPVVCVLREDRAGNSFSADESTLNAPEKKGGFFKVPPIIEVD from the coding sequence ATGAAAATTACGAAAGAAGCTGTCGGACACATAGCCCATCTGGCCAGGCTTGAACTTGACCCGGAAGAAATAGAGGCTTATACGGTACAGGTAGACAATATTCTCCGGTATATGGATAAACTCAATGTGCTCGACACGGAAGGGATTGAGCCGACAAGCCATGCCATGCCGGTTGTCTGTGTACTCAGAGAAGACCGGGCGGGAAACTCTTTCAGCGCTGATGAGTCAACTCTAAACGCACCGGAAAAGAAAGGCGGTTTTTTCAAAGTCCCGCCGATTATTGAAGTAGATTAA
- the gatA gene encoding Asp-tRNA(Asn)/Glu-tRNA(Gln) amidotransferase subunit GatA, translating into MEHLLDLDIKALGEMLRKKEISSVELTGFYLDRIKRYDGELLSYIKVTEDTAMDMARQADAKIAKGEEGRLLGIPLGMKDILCTQGIETTCASQILKGYIPPYDATIIKKLKEEGFVLLGKLNMDEFAMGSSTENSSVQITKNPWDLTCIPGGSSGGSTSATSSGLCAASLGTDTGGSIRQPAGLCGVVGLKPTYGRVSRYGLIAFASSLDQIGPVTRNVTDCAAMMNIIAGYDPMDSTSIPEPVPDYTEYLGRDVKGMKIGIPKEYFMEGIEQDVRSAVENAVSFFVRNGASVVDITLPHTEYAVAVYYIVCTAEASSNLARYDGVKYGLRVDGKDIIDMYKKTRLKGFGKEVVRRIILGTYVLSSGYYDAYYRKAGQVRTLIRRDFDEAFNACDIIVTPVSPTTAFKIGEKTEDPLTMYLSDIFTIPVNLAGLPAMSVPCGFDNAGLPIGLQIIGKPLDETGIMQAAYMLETELKLKKIPDRFRNV; encoded by the coding sequence ATGGAACATTTACTTGATTTGGATATAAAAGCATTGGGGGAAATGCTCAGAAAGAAAGAGATTTCTTCTGTTGAGCTTACCGGTTTTTATCTGGACAGGATTAAAAGGTATGATGGAGAACTGCTCTCCTATATAAAAGTTACGGAAGATACAGCTATGGATATGGCAAGACAAGCCGATGCAAAGATAGCAAAGGGTGAGGAGGGAAGGCTTCTCGGCATCCCGCTGGGTATGAAAGATATCCTGTGTACACAGGGCATAGAAACTACCTGTGCATCTCAGATATTAAAAGGCTATATTCCTCCATACGATGCAACCATAATAAAGAAATTGAAAGAAGAAGGATTTGTCCTTCTTGGAAAATTGAATATGGACGAATTTGCAATGGGCTCATCCACAGAAAACTCGTCTGTTCAGATTACAAAAAACCCCTGGGATCTTACGTGTATTCCCGGCGGATCAAGCGGGGGTTCGACTTCCGCAACTTCCTCTGGGCTTTGTGCCGCATCTCTTGGAACAGATACAGGGGGTTCTATAAGACAGCCTGCGGGGCTGTGCGGTGTTGTCGGCTTAAAACCTACATACGGAAGGGTATCAAGATACGGGCTTATTGCCTTTGCTTCTTCTCTTGACCAGATAGGGCCTGTCACGCGAAACGTGACCGACTGTGCTGCTATGATGAATATCATTGCAGGATATGATCCAATGGATTCCACCTCTATCCCGGAACCAGTACCTGACTATACGGAATATCTGGGCAGGGATGTTAAAGGGATGAAGATAGGCATACCGAAAGAGTATTTTATGGAAGGCATAGAGCAGGACGTAAGGTCTGCTGTTGAAAACGCTGTCTCGTTTTTTGTAAGAAACGGCGCCTCTGTTGTAGATATAACACTTCCCCATACCGAATATGCCGTTGCCGTATATTATATCGTTTGTACTGCCGAGGCCTCTTCAAACCTTGCACGGTATGACGGGGTTAAGTACGGATTAAGGGTTGACGGTAAGGATATTATCGATATGTATAAGAAGACAAGGCTCAAAGGATTTGGCAAAGAAGTTGTAAGAAGAATTATCCTCGGTACATATGTGCTGTCTTCAGGGTATTACGATGCATATTATCGTAAGGCAGGGCAGGTAAGGACGCTCATAAGAAGGGATTTCGATGAAGCCTTCAATGCCTGTGATATCATTGTAACCCCGGTTTCACCGACTACAGCCTTTAAAATAGGCGAAAAAACGGAAGACCCTTTGACGATGTATCTTTCCGATATCTTTACTATCCCGGTAAATCTTGCAGGCTTGCCGGCCATGTCGGTGCCTTGCGGTTTTGATAATGCCGGTCTGCCCATAGGTCTCCAGATTATCGGAAAGCCCCTTGATGAAACCGGAATAATGCAGGCGGCTTATATGCTTGAAACAGAGCTGAAATTAAAGAAGATACCGGACAGGTTCAGGAATGTATAG
- a CDS encoding uracil-DNA glycosylase, whose product MTEINVRRFLTALKNMGIDSYVSSKEDMPTLQLLQKTVKQCGKCSLADTRKKVVFGEGSNKARLVFIGEAPGEEEDIQGRPFVGRAGKLLDKMIEGIGLRREEVYICNVLKCRPPDNRDPKPNEAEVCKHYLISQLEIISPKIICTLGKHAYNTLLGVDESIIRIRGTLTRYKGIKLLPTYHPSFLLRNAGRMKEALEDMDTLKQLLRE is encoded by the coding sequence ATGACTGAAATTAATGTACGAAGATTCCTGACTGCCCTTAAAAACATGGGCATTGATTCATATGTCTCCAGCAAAGAGGATATGCCTACGCTCCAACTTCTTCAGAAAACAGTAAAGCAATGCGGAAAATGCTCCCTTGCCGATACCCGGAAAAAGGTAGTCTTCGGAGAGGGCAGCAATAAAGCACGGCTTGTGTTCATCGGGGAAGCGCCCGGCGAAGAAGAAGACATCCAGGGAAGACCCTTCGTAGGGAGAGCCGGAAAACTCCTTGACAAGATGATTGAAGGGATAGGATTGAGGCGCGAAGAGGTATACATATGTAATGTATTGAAATGCAGACCACCCGACAATAGAGACCCTAAACCTAATGAGGCCGAGGTCTGTAAGCATTACCTTATTTCCCAACTCGAGATCATAAGCCCTAAAATTATATGCACACTCGGCAAACATGCCTATAATACACTACTTGGCGTTGACGAAAGTATAATAAGAATAAGAGGAACGCTTACCAGGTACAAAGGTATAAAGCTGCTTCCCACCTACCACCCTTCATTTCTGCTGCGTAATGCAGGCAGGATGAAAGAAGCCTTGGAGGACATGGATACACTGAAGCAACTCCTCAGGGAATAA